A DNA window from Rhizobium jaguaris contains the following coding sequences:
- a CDS encoding ATP-grasp domain-containing protein, giving the protein MLMTSGLVADRAFDEIGGASRILGMQRIVSLIYAGADVTPLWNELMQRIGADNADAAALFDLATILQTLGRADEAHQVLRGAVELKRDFCVVHGNGQGPRLLAFVTQGNFMANTPLDFLLEGSNCVLWLHYVDPETTGLADLPDHDVAFMAIGESTENVPVLGRMQTLLADFDSPIMNNDPELIGRLTRDGVSGMLANEPSILSPSTYRVPREDLVAVGAGIKTLDECAPGLSFPLVVRPISTHAGNGMERITDILGLAAWLATQPAPELYVAPFIDFRGPDGLYNKQRVVFIEGKAFASHMALSEHWIVHYLSAGMAESPAKRAVEQAWMENFDTDFAIRHKESFAALYRHIGLDYFGIDCAELPDGRLLVFELDVAMVVHNMDSAVIYPYKQVAMRKLFDAFVNAVRNKKAGAGNDAS; this is encoded by the coding sequence ATGCTGATGACATCCGGCCTCGTGGCCGATCGCGCCTTTGATGAAATCGGAGGCGCCAGCCGAATCCTGGGCATGCAAAGGATCGTGTCGCTCATCTATGCCGGCGCCGATGTGACGCCGCTTTGGAATGAGCTGATGCAGCGCATCGGAGCTGACAATGCGGATGCGGCGGCGCTTTTCGATCTGGCGACGATCCTGCAGACCCTTGGTCGCGCCGATGAGGCGCATCAAGTCCTCCGGGGCGCGGTGGAATTGAAACGCGACTTTTGCGTCGTCCATGGGAACGGACAGGGGCCTCGGTTGCTGGCCTTTGTGACGCAAGGCAATTTCATGGCGAACACGCCGCTGGATTTCCTGCTGGAGGGCAGCAATTGCGTTCTTTGGCTGCATTATGTGGATCCCGAAACGACCGGGCTCGCGGATTTGCCGGACCACGACGTCGCGTTCATGGCAATCGGCGAATCAACCGAGAATGTGCCGGTGCTCGGACGAATGCAGACGCTGCTGGCCGATTTCGACAGCCCGATCATGAACAACGATCCGGAACTGATCGGTCGGCTGACGCGCGACGGCGTCAGCGGCATGCTGGCCAATGAGCCCTCCATTCTGTCGCCGAGCACCTATCGCGTACCACGCGAAGACCTCGTCGCTGTCGGCGCGGGCATAAAGACCCTGGATGAATGCGCACCGGGCCTTTCATTTCCGCTTGTCGTTCGCCCGATCAGCACCCATGCCGGCAACGGGATGGAGCGCATCACCGACATCCTGGGATTGGCAGCGTGGCTTGCCACACAGCCTGCTCCCGAGCTCTATGTGGCACCCTTCATCGATTTCCGCGGGCCGGATGGCTTATACAACAAGCAACGCGTCGTATTTATCGAGGGGAAGGCGTTCGCCAGCCATATGGCGCTCTCCGAGCATTGGATCGTGCATTATCTCAGCGCCGGCATGGCGGAAAGCCCGGCGAAGCGCGCCGTCGAACAAGCTTGGATGGAGAATTTCGATACGGATTTCGCGATCCGCCACAAGGAGAGTTTCGCGGCTCTGTATCGTCACATCGGGCTTGATTATTTCGGCATCGATTGCGCGGAACTTCCCGACGGACGCCTGCTGGTTTTTGAACTCGATGTGGCAATGGTCGTCCACAACATGGATAGCGCCGTCATCTATCCCTACAAGCAAGTTGCCATGCGCAAGCTGTTTGACGCCTTCGTCAATGCCGTGCGGAACAAGAAGGCCGGCGCGGGGAACGACGCCTCCTGA
- a CDS encoding pyridoxal phosphate-dependent decarboxylase family protein, whose translation MLGLQDSGLPSDAPRQRTSLDPDDWQTLRKQGHQMLDDMLDHLKTLSEKPVWQPAPSSARALFDAPLPVEATDLAEVHAIFRDNVLPYGSGNIHSGFMGWVQGGGTATGMLAEMLAGGLNANLGGRDHMPIEVERQIIRWTQQIFSFPDTAGGVFLTGTSQANFVAVLLARSRKLGAGVRAQGLSSEPRLVAYASSEVHGCVPRAFEMSGIGSDQLRRIPANAAGQIDIAALERAIIRDKKEGHMPFLIIGSAGTVNTGAVDDLIALRGVADAHDLHFHVDGALGALGILSDDLAHLFTGIESSDSLAFDFHKWGQVPYDAGFLLVRDSAWQRQTFASEAAYLSRAASGLAGGDWWPCDYGPDLSRGFRALKTWFTLKTYGVKALGDSMAANCALARGLAHRVEQEPALRLLAPVALNIVCFAYVGAADDAPPEVNTRIVERLHAEGCVAPSLTHLNGQPAIRAAIVNHRTRQADIDALIDGVLKLGSRQDLLQC comes from the coding sequence ATGTTAGGTTTACAGGACAGCGGATTGCCGTCAGATGCGCCCCGTCAACGGACAAGCCTTGATCCCGACGACTGGCAAACGTTGCGCAAGCAGGGTCACCAGATGCTGGACGACATGCTTGACCATCTGAAAACGCTTTCGGAAAAGCCCGTCTGGCAACCGGCGCCGTCGTCTGCGCGCGCATTGTTCGACGCGCCGCTGCCTGTTGAGGCGACCGATCTGGCGGAAGTCCATGCCATATTCCGTGACAACGTCCTTCCGTATGGTAGCGGCAATATTCACTCCGGATTTATGGGCTGGGTACAGGGCGGCGGAACGGCCACGGGGATGCTGGCGGAGATGCTGGCCGGCGGCCTCAATGCCAATCTCGGTGGACGCGACCACATGCCGATCGAGGTCGAACGCCAGATCATCCGGTGGACACAGCAAATATTCTCGTTTCCGGACACTGCCGGCGGCGTGTTCTTGACCGGCACCTCACAGGCCAATTTCGTTGCTGTCCTGCTCGCAAGGAGCAGGAAGCTCGGCGCGGGTGTTCGTGCACAGGGTCTATCCAGCGAGCCGCGGCTGGTGGCTTACGCATCGAGCGAAGTGCATGGTTGCGTGCCGCGCGCATTCGAGATGTCCGGTATCGGCAGCGATCAACTCAGGCGTATCCCGGCCAATGCCGCCGGGCAGATCGACATTGCGGCTCTCGAACGCGCCATCATACGCGACAAGAAGGAAGGGCATATGCCTTTTCTGATCATCGGAAGTGCGGGGACGGTGAATACCGGCGCGGTTGACGATCTCATCGCTTTGCGCGGCGTCGCCGACGCCCACGACCTTCATTTTCACGTCGACGGTGCGTTGGGAGCCCTGGGGATTCTGTCCGATGATCTGGCGCATCTGTTCACCGGCATCGAGTCCTCCGATTCGCTCGCATTCGATTTCCACAAATGGGGCCAGGTGCCCTATGACGCAGGCTTCCTCCTCGTTCGCGACAGCGCGTGGCAACGCCAGACGTTTGCCTCGGAGGCTGCATATCTCAGCCGCGCCGCCTCCGGCTTGGCCGGTGGCGACTGGTGGCCTTGCGACTACGGCCCGGACCTGTCACGCGGCTTTCGCGCACTCAAGACCTGGTTCACCCTTAAAACCTATGGCGTCAAAGCGTTGGGGGATTCCATGGCCGCCAACTGCGCGCTCGCCCGAGGCCTGGCACACAGGGTCGAGCAGGAACCCGCCTTGCGGCTCCTCGCGCCGGTTGCGCTCAACATCGTTTGTTTTGCCTATGTGGGCGCTGCCGATGATGCGCCGCCGGAGGTCAACACACGGATCGTCGAACGTCTCCATGCGGAAGGCTGCGTTGCTCCGTCCCTGACTCATCTGAACGGACAGCCGGCAATACGCGCCGCCATTGTAAACCACCGTACGCGGCAGGCGGATATCGACGCGCTAATTGACGGTGTCCTGAAACTCGGTTCTCGACAGGATTTGCTCCAATGCTGA
- a CDS encoding flagellin: protein MTSILTNDAAMSALQTLRSINNNLENTQNRVSSGYRVAKASDNAAYWSIATTMRSDNSALSAVSDALGLGAAKVDTAYTAMDNSISVVQQIKDKLVAATENSVNKSDVQEEITQLQQQLESIAQSASFSGQNWMIGANGVSASVVSSFVRNNDGTVAVNSTSYTFDSGSQGNVLFGANADGTIDTSSGILGTTQDINGSAYSVFSLNITNMTSGDIGQSMNLVQSALNAMTSTASQLGSLSTRIDLQTSFVSTLSDTIDSGVGKLVDANMEEESSKLSALQTQQQLAIQSLQIANNSAQNVLALFK from the coding sequence ATGACCAGTATTCTGACCAATGACGCGGCAATGTCCGCCCTCCAGACTCTGCGCTCGATCAATAATAATTTGGAAAATACCCAAAACCGGGTCTCCTCGGGCTATCGTGTCGCCAAGGCCTCCGACAATGCCGCCTATTGGTCGATCGCAACGACCATGCGTTCCGACAACAGCGCGCTTTCCGCCGTTTCCGATGCGCTGGGTCTCGGCGCCGCCAAGGTCGACACCGCCTATACGGCAATGGACAACTCAATCAGTGTCGTCCAGCAGATCAAGGACAAGCTTGTTGCCGCGACGGAAAACAGCGTCAACAAGTCGGATGTACAGGAAGAGATCACACAGCTTCAGCAGCAACTTGAGAGTATCGCACAGTCCGCTTCGTTCTCCGGGCAGAACTGGATGATCGGAGCCAATGGCGTCTCCGCATCGGTCGTCTCCTCCTTCGTCCGCAACAACGACGGCACGGTCGCGGTCAACAGTACCAGCTACACGTTCGATTCGGGATCGCAAGGCAACGTCTTGTTCGGCGCCAATGCGGACGGCACGATCGACACCAGCTCCGGTATCCTCGGCACCACGCAGGACATCAACGGCAGCGCCTATTCCGTTTTCAGCCTTAACATCACCAATATGACGAGCGGCGACATCGGGCAGTCGATGAACCTAGTGCAGTCGGCTCTCAACGCCATGACGAGCACCGCCTCGCAACTGGGTTCGCTGTCGACCCGCATCGACCTGCAGACCAGCTTCGTTTCGACGCTGAGCGATACGATCGACTCCGGTGTCGGCAAGCTTGTCGATGCGAATATGGAAGAGGAATCGAGCAAGCTCTCGGCGCTACAGACACAGCAGCAATTGGCGATCCAGTCGCTGCAGATTGCCAACAATAGCGCGCAGAACGTTCTGGCGCTCTTCAAGTGA
- a CDS encoding flagellin, with protein sequence MTNVTTNPASLAALTVLRGVNKDLGVVQEQVSSGYRVENASDNPTYWSMSKTMQSDQSNLSTITDALGLGSSKVDTASTAMDSVVNLVTQIQAKLVSAKEPGTDKTAVNADIQQLKNQLQSVTQSASFSGENWLYNTNAQPDTKQSVISNFTRGSGGQVNLVTINYDSSQTLMIDTADASRGLLTKNVDASTFDTSGGTSAPRNYYLLAADSGTAPADGTEISVSNSTTDDQLTDMINVTNSILKQVTSADSTLGVMKSRIDDQSNYISKLSDAIKTSVGNLVDTNMEEASARQTALQTAQQMGIQSLSIANTMASKVLILLQGK encoded by the coding sequence ATGACCAATGTGACGACGAACCCCGCCTCTTTGGCCGCGCTGACCGTATTGCGCGGCGTCAACAAAGATCTTGGTGTCGTGCAGGAACAGGTTTCGTCCGGCTATCGCGTCGAGAACGCGAGTGACAATCCGACCTATTGGTCGATGTCGAAGACGATGCAGTCGGACCAGAGCAACCTTTCCACCATCACCGACGCGCTTGGCCTTGGCTCCTCGAAGGTCGATACCGCCTCCACCGCCATGGATTCGGTCGTCAATCTCGTGACCCAGATTCAGGCCAAACTGGTTTCGGCCAAGGAGCCGGGCACCGACAAGACCGCGGTCAATGCGGACATTCAGCAGCTCAAGAACCAACTGCAGTCAGTCACGCAATCCGCGTCCTTCTCGGGCGAGAACTGGCTTTACAACACCAATGCGCAGCCCGATACCAAGCAATCCGTAATCAGCAATTTTACGCGTGGCTCGGGCGGCCAAGTTAATCTTGTGACGATCAATTACGACAGCTCGCAAACCCTGATGATCGACACCGCCGATGCGAGCCGCGGGCTGCTGACGAAGAACGTCGACGCCAGCACATTCGATACGTCGGGTGGAACGTCGGCCCCTCGCAATTACTATCTCCTGGCCGCCGATTCCGGGACGGCGCCGGCCGACGGTACCGAAATTTCCGTCTCCAACAGTACGACCGACGATCAGCTCACCGATATGATCAACGTCACGAACTCGATCCTGAAGCAGGTGACGTCAGCGGATTCGACGCTGGGCGTGATGAAATCCCGTATCGATGACCAGTCGAATTACATCTCAAAGCTCAGCGATGCCATCAAGACCAGTGTTGGCAATCTGGTCGATACCAATATGGAAGAGGCATCAGCACGCCAAACCGCGCTTCAGACGGCACAACAGATGGGCATTCAATCGCTGTCGATCGCCAACACCATGGCGAGCAAGGTGCTGATCCTCCTTCAAGGGAAATGA
- a CDS encoding MotB family protein, whose translation MSDGDQNQGKHEIIIVKRHGGGDHEGGHGGAWKIAYADFMTAMMAFFLVMWLVNAANEETKASVASYFNPIKLADEKPTEKGLKKPVDQADGQKNQAKSKNKEDNPNDGKSAKTGEDQTSTSGDQTNYSEADFFENPYSVLAEIAQQVGQQANVSAKGEGGAAQSGPATGADGGQAYRDPFDPDFWTKQVQVSSASKKADEEQSAKSDKSPKGEVIALSKATAADSGQPATQQQTPEEQPTLSDQQSSADQQTPGKEQQGKQAAKQAPNQQVASAAAEQGDASTVEESAVAAQNKDVAPTKDQQQDAKDLQQAIQQQISGVAGQLAEGLQVTPAEGGLLVTISDQSNDPMFNIGSAVPRQEMVLAMAKIGKVLADRKGSILIRGHTDGRPYMVDGHNDNWRLSLDRAQSAYYMLTNGGLDEKRIAQVSGFADRRLKLPNDPFNDANRRIEILIQGASSQAVKNQTDGSDQDPIKPVQGKPSQGKQNQGKQGQGKSSQGKQG comes from the coding sequence ATGAGCGACGGCGATCAAAATCAAGGCAAACACGAGATCATCATCGTCAAGCGGCATGGCGGCGGTGACCATGAAGGCGGTCATGGCGGCGCATGGAAGATCGCCTATGCCGATTTCATGACGGCAATGATGGCCTTCTTTCTGGTGATGTGGCTGGTGAACGCCGCAAACGAAGAGACGAAGGCGTCGGTCGCCTCCTATTTCAATCCGATCAAGCTCGCCGATGAAAAGCCGACGGAGAAGGGGCTGAAGAAGCCAGTCGATCAGGCCGACGGGCAAAAGAACCAGGCGAAGTCGAAGAACAAGGAAGACAATCCGAACGACGGCAAGTCCGCCAAGACCGGTGAGGACCAGACCTCGACTTCGGGCGACCAGACCAACTATTCCGAAGCCGATTTCTTCGAAAATCCCTATTCGGTTCTGGCTGAGATCGCCCAGCAGGTCGGTCAGCAAGCCAATGTCAGCGCCAAGGGTGAGGGGGGCGCAGCCCAGTCGGGTCCCGCGACAGGCGCGGATGGCGGTCAAGCCTATCGCGATCCCTTCGATCCCGATTTCTGGACGAAGCAGGTTCAAGTTTCCAGTGCCTCGAAGAAGGCGGACGAAGAACAGTCCGCGAAATCAGACAAGTCGCCGAAGGGCGAGGTGATTGCGCTCTCCAAAGCGACTGCCGCCGATTCCGGTCAGCCGGCCACCCAACAGCAGACGCCGGAAGAGCAGCCGACTCTGAGCGATCAGCAGTCGTCGGCGGACCAGCAGACCCCAGGCAAGGAACAGCAGGGCAAACAGGCTGCAAAGCAGGCGCCAAACCAGCAGGTTGCCAGCGCTGCTGCCGAGCAAGGTGATGCTTCGACAGTCGAAGAGAGCGCCGTCGCGGCGCAGAACAAAGACGTTGCGCCGACGAAAGATCAGCAGCAGGACGCCAAGGATCTGCAGCAGGCGATCCAGCAGCAGATCAGCGGTGTTGCCGGTCAGCTCGCCGAAGGCCTTCAGGTCACGCCGGCCGAGGGCGGTCTTCTCGTAACGATTTCGGATCAGTCCAATGACCCGATGTTCAACATCGGATCGGCAGTTCCGCGCCAGGAGATGGTGCTGGCGATGGCGAAGATCGGCAAGGTCCTTGCGGACCGCAAGGGGTCTATCCTGATCCGCGGTCACACCGATGGGCGTCCCTATATGGTGGATGGCCACAACGACAATTGGCGCCTGTCGCTCGACCGCGCCCAGAGCGCCTATTACATGCTCACCAATGGCGGGTTGGACGAGAAACGGATTGCACAGGTTTCCGGCTTCGCGGACCGTAGGCTGAAACTGCCAAATGATCCTTTCAATGATGCCAACCGCCGCATCGAGATCCTGATTCAAGGCGCTTCGAGCCAGGCCGTCAAGAATCAGACCGACGGCAGCGACCAGGACCCGATCAAGCCCGTCCAGGGTAAGCCAAGCCAGGGCAAGCAAAATCAGGGTAAACAGGGCCAAGGCAAGTCGAGCCAAGGCAAACAAGGATAG
- the motC gene encoding chemotaxis protein MotC, with the protein MARIQHRHSLALALTLGIFMPGIVRAEGPDNLPPYKMLRSLEFIQDSVVAGDSSAGEMQRFMLSTIDERLRTADKSVFDDSRNVDAALIYAMSGGNPATLEYLMSRDINGNFDNRVADVLRKYLNGKGLLVVNTLADIAKEYRDKKIGPYLSLVAANVMSAKNPKAALQLYDWARLASPGTIVEESALRRSLALCADAGMVPLGLSYAERYTRRFLHSPYASQFADLFVQLVVDHDADVKQQDIIDILSFMDPPRQREIYLRMARRAAIAGKADLAALASGRAQAISNDGGDAFGALASFYGGVAGVSTPDLGAAVRNIDQMPAGELNQQDRALREAAKAVADEIVRAPDPASLTQVSPLNLPNQESTEHDAAVTNQPGGQSPGTAGVEEGATAKAAHTPEEGRQEADSSFNAFVTTSRSKLDAIDGLLKQESH; encoded by the coding sequence ATGGCGCGCATTCAGCATCGTCATAGCCTCGCGCTCGCTTTGACCCTCGGCATTTTCATGCCGGGGATCGTTCGTGCCGAGGGTCCGGACAATCTGCCGCCCTATAAGATGCTGCGCTCGCTCGAATTCATTCAGGATTCCGTGGTGGCGGGCGATAGCTCGGCAGGCGAGATGCAGCGTTTCATGCTGTCGACCATCGACGAACGCCTGCGCACCGCCGACAAATCCGTCTTCGATGATAGCCGCAATGTCGATGCCGCGCTGATCTATGCGATGAGCGGCGGCAATCCGGCAACGCTGGAATATCTGATGTCGCGCGACATCAACGGCAATTTCGACAATCGCGTCGCCGATGTTCTGAGGAAATATTTGAACGGCAAGGGGCTGTTGGTGGTCAACACGCTCGCCGATATCGCCAAGGAATATCGCGACAAGAAGATCGGCCCCTATCTCTCGTTGGTTGCCGCCAACGTCATGTCCGCCAAGAACCCGAAGGCGGCCCTGCAGCTTTACGACTGGGCGCGCTTGGCGTCGCCGGGCACCATCGTTGAGGAATCGGCCCTGCGTCGCTCCCTTGCTTTGTGCGCCGACGCCGGGATGGTGCCGCTAGGTCTCAGCTATGCGGAGCGCTATACGAGGCGCTTCCTGCATTCCCCCTATGCCAGCCAATTCGCCGACCTCTTCGTGCAGCTCGTTGTCGATCATGACGCTGATGTCAAGCAACAGGATATTATCGACATCTTGTCCTTCATGGACCCGCCACGGCAAAGGGAGATCTATCTGCGTATGGCGCGCCGTGCCGCCATCGCCGGCAAGGCTGATCTCGCTGCACTCGCTTCTGGCCGCGCCCAGGCGATCTCCAACGACGGCGGCGATGCATTTGGCGCGCTGGCGAGTTTCTATGGCGGTGTTGCCGGCGTGTCGACGCCCGATTTGGGGGCGGCGGTCCGCAACATAGACCAGATGCCAGCCGGTGAATTGAACCAGCAGGATCGTGCCTTGCGCGAGGCCGCCAAGGCGGTGGCGGATGAGATCGTGCGCGCGCCGGATCCGGCAAGCCTGACGCAAGTCTCACCCCTTAATCTGCCTAATCAAGAAAGTACTGAACACGATGCTGCTGTGACGAACCAACCTGGGGGCCAGTCCCCTGGCACGGCGGGTGTTGAGGAGGGAGCCACCGCAAAGGCGGCCCACACCCCGGAGGAAGGGAGGCAGGAGGCCGACTCTTCATTCAATGCATTCGTCACGACGAGCCGCTCGAAGCTTGATGCCATCGACGGCCTGTTGAAGCAGGAAAGTCATTGA
- a CDS encoding flagellar hook-length control protein FliK, whose amino-acid sequence MMDIGISSAPPGADLVAIGKGGRSARQDDSDGKGFLDALTSSHGNGRKSDSTAKGNADTTNTATGTDNNTGADAVKSSAGDPSAVASAGGGSTNGGADVIDPSATNLGELATGAKQTGGAKFPQGTGATNLSKSLMGLQNPASVDTASGDKAQPTDAAGNTDETQVQGKAQTSGQLDNIAQQLADAIAGDQPVQNDGDGKTQAPAVKNGKSASATDDGKSSVTQSAQAGGAASDALSLLNVPQVAAAVAGAPQSVTTVFAGADGKTQAEPDQSLPKLADAALKDTSANATDASTAASGSGDNSTAAQTFRLVRADGRGGSLDMSISKGKDDTAQVDVKASGSGSAETVTVLDSRRYLGLAANSNTALVTGALAGDQEWSGAMQPGSTLANAASWTSTGKVVNTLKIQLHPNDLGEVTATMRLSGDQLSVDLKVQTGEAYRQLHADQSHMIDALRAQGYQVDSITVTLASSADQQSDSGRQSGFQGQSQQQSLLNQGQGGDARPKGQSYSGQQANGNDGNRSSGERGTEDGAAGSAQRLRSGDVYL is encoded by the coding sequence ATGATGGACATCGGTATCTCCAGTGCCCCGCCCGGGGCCGATCTGGTTGCTATTGGCAAAGGCGGGCGTTCGGCCAGGCAGGATGACAGTGACGGCAAAGGGTTTCTCGACGCGCTGACCAGCTCGCACGGCAATGGGCGCAAGTCCGACTCTACCGCCAAAGGCAATGCGGACACAACCAACACGGCGACCGGAACTGATAACAATACCGGTGCGGATGCGGTGAAAAGTTCGGCGGGCGATCCGTCGGCGGTTGCTTCGGCAGGGGGGGGCAGCACCAACGGCGGAGCCGACGTGATCGATCCGTCCGCAACGAATCTCGGTGAACTGGCCACGGGCGCCAAACAGACCGGAGGCGCCAAGTTCCCGCAGGGAACGGGCGCGACAAATCTTTCAAAATCGCTGATGGGCCTTCAGAATCCGGCCTCCGTAGATACGGCATCTGGCGACAAGGCCCAGCCGACCGATGCCGCCGGCAATACGGATGAGACCCAAGTCCAGGGCAAGGCTCAAACTTCGGGTCAGCTCGATAATATCGCCCAGCAACTGGCGGACGCGATCGCTGGCGATCAGCCCGTGCAGAATGATGGCGACGGCAAGACGCAGGCGCCGGCAGTCAAGAACGGAAAGTCTGCATCCGCCACCGATGATGGTAAGTCATCGGTGACGCAGAGCGCCCAAGCCGGCGGTGCGGCGTCGGATGCGCTGTCGCTTCTGAATGTCCCGCAGGTAGCCGCCGCGGTCGCGGGTGCGCCGCAGAGCGTTACGACTGTGTTTGCTGGTGCTGACGGCAAGACGCAGGCGGAGCCGGATCAGTCTTTGCCGAAGCTGGCCGATGCAGCGCTGAAGGACACGTCGGCGAACGCCACGGACGCCAGCACGGCAGCTTCCGGCTCTGGCGACAATAGTACCGCAGCGCAGACCTTTCGGTTGGTTCGCGCCGACGGGCGCGGCGGTTCGCTCGATATGTCGATCAGCAAAGGTAAAGACGATACGGCACAGGTCGACGTCAAGGCATCTGGCAGCGGCAGCGCGGAGACTGTCACCGTGCTTGATTCCCGCCGCTACCTCGGTCTTGCGGCCAATTCCAACACGGCGCTGGTTACCGGCGCCCTTGCGGGAGACCAAGAATGGTCCGGCGCGATGCAGCCGGGTTCCACACTCGCCAATGCAGCGAGCTGGACAAGCACCGGCAAGGTCGTCAACACGCTTAAGATCCAGTTGCACCCCAACGATCTCGGCGAGGTCACCGCCACCATGCGGCTTTCGGGCGATCAGTTGAGTGTCGATCTCAAAGTGCAGACCGGAGAGGCCTATCGGCAGCTCCACGCCGATCAGAGCCATATGATCGATGCGTTGCGTGCCCAAGGGTATCAGGTCGATTCCATCACCGTAACCCTGGCCTCGAGCGCGGATCAGCAATCGGATAGCGGCAGGCAATCCGGCTTTCAGGGGCAGTCCCAACAGCAATCCCTATTGAATCAGGGGCAGGGTGGGGACGCGCGACCAAAGGGGCAGAGCTATTCAGGGCAGCAGGCAAATGGCAATGACGGTAATCGCAGCTCGGGCGAACGCGGCACGGAAGATGGCGCTGCTGGCAGTGCTCAGCGCCTGCGCTCTGGCGACGTTTACCTCTGA
- a CDS encoding transglycosylase SLT domain-containing protein: MALLAVLSACALATFTSDTLAFVNGAPPNTGAAGLCEREIQSAAAKYGIPEGILYSVGLTETGRKGSLYPYALNIEGRPVFPPSENAALQTFVMAKQSGAKLIDIGCMQINQYFHGENFASVADMFDPHRNVEYAAKFLRDLHDRHETWTMAVARYHAGPNNNPEQKVYVCRVIANLVATGYGKWTPNAATFCQN, encoded by the coding sequence ATGGCGCTGCTGGCAGTGCTCAGCGCCTGCGCTCTGGCGACGTTTACCTCTGACACCCTTGCTTTTGTAAATGGAGCTCCGCCGAATACCGGTGCCGCCGGCCTTTGCGAGCGCGAGATCCAGTCTGCAGCAGCAAAATACGGGATACCGGAGGGCATCCTGTATTCGGTCGGTTTGACGGAGACCGGGCGCAAGGGCTCGCTCTATCCCTATGCTCTCAATATCGAAGGCAGGCCGGTTTTTCCGCCTTCGGAAAACGCTGCCTTGCAGACCTTCGTCATGGCGAAGCAGAGCGGGGCGAAGCTGATCGACATCGGTTGTATGCAGATCAACCAGTATTTTCACGGTGAAAATTTCGCCTCCGTTGCCGATATGTTCGACCCGCACCGCAATGTCGAATACGCCGCCAAGTTCCTCCGCGACCTCCATGACAGGCATGAGACCTGGACAATGGCGGTAGCAAGATACCACGCAGGCCCGAACAATAACCCCGAACAGAAGGTCTATGTCTGCCGGGTTATCGCCAATCTGGTCGCCACCGGATACGGAAAATGGACGCCCAACGCGGCGACTTTCTGCCAGAATTGA
- the rem gene encoding transcriptional activator Rem produces MIVVVDERELVKDGYTSLFGREGIPSTGFDPREFGEWVTTAADGDIAAVEAFLIGQGQHVHELPRAIRDRSVAPVIAVSDQPSLESTLALFDCGVDDVVRKPVHPREILARAAAIRRRLKAITSYTDIGPIRVFADGRDPEINGDVFALPRRERRILEYLIANRGRRVTKTQIFNAIYGIFDEEVEENVVESHISKLRKKLRKKLGFDPVDSKRFLGYCIDWN; encoded by the coding sequence ATGATCGTAGTGGTTGATGAGCGTGAGCTCGTTAAGGACGGCTATACTTCTCTCTTTGGACGCGAGGGCATCCCGTCGACGGGATTCGACCCCCGGGAATTCGGCGAATGGGTCACAACTGCTGCGGACGGCGATATCGCCGCGGTCGAAGCATTTCTGATCGGACAGGGACAGCATGTGCACGAATTGCCTCGGGCGATTCGCGACCGCTCGGTGGCCCCGGTCATTGCCGTCAGTGATCAGCCCTCGTTGGAATCGACGCTGGCGCTCTTCGACTGCGGCGTCGACGATGTCGTGCGTAAGCCGGTACATCCGCGTGAGATCCTGGCACGGGCGGCTGCGATCCGCCGCAGGCTGAAGGCGATCACCAGCTACACCGACATCGGTCCGATTCGCGTCTTCGCCGATGGCCGTGACCCGGAGATCAACGGCGATGTCTTCGCCCTGCCACGGCGTGAACGGCGCATCCTGGAATATTTGATTGCCAACCGTGGTCGCCGGGTCACCAAGACGCAGATCTTCAATGCGATCTATGGCATCTTCGACGAAGAAGTCGAAGAGAACGTCGTCGAAAGCCATATTTCCAAGCTGCGCAAGAAGTTGCGCAAGAAGCTCGGCTTCGACCCGGTCGATTCCAAGCGCTTCCTTGGCTACTGCATCGATTGGAATTGA